In Candidatus Omnitrophota bacterium, the genomic window AAAGATTTAATGGGAGGATAGCTATGGATTATTTTAAACCGGAAGTTAAAGCAGGGATAATGATTGTTATTTGCTTCACCATCCTGTTTGTTTTAGTTTTCTATGTAGGCGGATTGCACATTCTGGAAAAAAGATATCCGATTAAGGTGCGATTCAATTTTACCGGCGGTTTAGATAACAGCGCGCCGGTCAGATTCGCCGGTGTTAAGGTGGGAGAGGTAAAGGATATCCGGCTTTTAAATAAGGAAGATGCCAATATAGAGCTTACCTTAATGCTCAAGCCGGTAGCGCGGATTCACAGGGATTCCCAGGCCTATATCAATACTATGGGTTTTATGGGCGAAAAATATGTTGAGCTTACACCGGGATCCAAAGATAGCCCGGTGCTTGTGCCGGGAGATACTATTGTCGGCACTGATCCGATCCAGATGGATGAATTGTTAAAGAAAGGTAAAAAGATAGCTGATGAAATAGAAGTAGCGGCAGTGAGCCTGCAGAAATTTCTTAATGATGCCGATGATTTAATAGTCGCTAACCGGGAAGATGTCCGGAAAATAATTGTTAATTTGAAAGAGGCTACCGGGCACGCCAAGGAATTTGCCAGGATCATCGAAGAAGACCCCTGGAAGATTATGTGGAAAGGGAAAAAAAGTAAAAAGGACAAAACCGACGAAAAAGGGACCAAGAACGAACCAAGAAAGAAGAAGTCGTTTTTCAGAAAAAGGGGACGGTGATTTTTTAAGGGCAGGTGGTTCGCCAATACCAGAGGCCGTTGCTGAAGTAATAGTTTCTTAAACAGTATGAAGCCCAGCCTACCGTCCATGAGCCGTAAGTCGGCCGCCAGGAAAAATAATTGGCATAGGGGTAGTAATAGTTAAGACAGACGTTAGCTTTTTCCTTTCTTTTGACCTCTGCTTTTTTCTGTTCAATAAGCCACTTTATTTTTTGAGCAATTTCTTTATCAGCGCTTAGCCGGTTTGCCTTTTGGATCTCGGGACTGATTTGGGGAGGCCCGGCTACTGTTTCGCCTGCCGGCTGCCAGCCGGCAGGAGGAGCGATTGAAGCGCCGGCAAGGCGGCTGCATTCCCTTGCTTTTTCAGGATTGCCTGACTCCCGGTAAGTAACAGCCAGGTTCTTTAGCCCCTCGGCACTTTCTAATTTTTTGGCTGTCTGGAAAGCCTGGTTGTAATATTTAACAGCTGGTTCCCGCCGGCCTATGCTAAAAAGCCCTTTACCTGCTTCTAATAATCCCCGCCAATCCCCGTCTCTTTTGGAAAAACGAGCCGCTTTTTCAAAAGCAGAGATCACAGCTTGTTGTTTCTTTAGCATTATTGGAAGGCCGCTATAGGCGTAACCGCTGGCCACGCAGCCCCGCCAATCCCTATTCCTTTCAGCAAAAGCAAATGCCTTGGTAAATAAAAGTTCGGCTTCGTTGATTTGCTCTAACGCCAACAGGCCATACCCGCTATCAATACAGCCCTGCCAGCTTCTGGCTTTTCGGGCAAGACTGGCTGCTTTTTTGAACCATTCAATCGCCAGGGCCTTGTTTCTTTTGACGGTAGCCGAATAACCATTGGCTAATGCATCGTACATGCTGGTTTTTGGATCTTGCCCGGCATAACTGTTTGACCAGGAAAAGGCAAGCAGGGCAATTATAAAAATAGCAGACATTTTTTTTATGAAGTCAGTAGTCATTTTTTAACCCTCCACTTTCTGAAAGTGTAGCACAGAATCATTTCCTTTGTCAATATTTCCCTTGATTTTTGCATAGGATATGATATGCTAATCATTGCCTATGAAAAAAAAGGTAATTAATATTTTGTTGGTATTAGGTGGAGTTATCCTCAGCGGTATCATGGGATATATGTTGATCGAGAGATGGACGTTTATCGATGCTGCCTATATGACGATAATAACCCTCACCTCGGTGGGTTTTGGAGAAATTCATCCTTTATCAACCATCGGCAGGGTCTTCACTATATTTTTGATATTAGGCGGTGTAGGAGCTTTGTTTTACGGGATAAGTGTTATAGCTGCATTTATTATTGAAGGGGGGCTCCGGGATCTATTAAAGAGGAGGACCATGGATAAACTAATCAGTAATTTGAACGACCATTATATAATATGCGGGGCAAAGGAAACAGGCAGGTTTGCGGTAGATGAATTCGTAAACACCGGAAACAAGTTTGTGATCGTGGAACCGGATGTTAAGGAAATTAAAAAAATAGATAATCTGGATAAGTTATCTTATTTAGAAGAAGATCCGACAAAAGATGAGGTACTGCTCAGAGCCGGGATTAAAAAAGCCAAAGGGTTGGTAAGCGCTTTATCTACCGACAAGGATAATTTGTTCGTAGTCCTTTCTGCCCGGGAGCTTAATCCTGACTTGCGCATTGTGGCCCAGGCGGTTGAGCAGGAATCAGAACCTAAGCTCCTCAAGGCAGGCGCAAATTGTGTTGTCCTGCCGAATTTTATCGGGGGTTTAAGGATGGCTTCGGAAATGATCAGGCCGACAGTAGTCAGCTTTTTAGATGTCATGGTCCGCGGGAGGGATATAACCTTAAGAGTAGAAGAAGCCGGGATTTTACCGGGTTCGCCGTTTGTCGGTCAGACCCTGGGAGAAGTAGAAGTGCCCAAAAGGACAGGATTGATAGTGGTGGCGATTAAAGATAGCCAGAACGGAAGGTATTGCTATAACCCCGGGGCTGCTGCCAGGATTAAGCAGGGAGATATTTTGATCGTTCTGGGCAGCGTTGAACAGCTTGAGAATTTGAAAAATTTAATAAGGGGATAAAGGCCGAGGGTGGAAAGAAAAGTTAATTGGGCTAATCGAGTAACGCTGGTTAGGATTTTCTTGGTTCCTGTGTTTGTTATTTTAGTTGCTTATTACCGGCCAGGCCTTGAGATTCTGAAGGTTGCTGCGACGATTGTTTTTCTGACGGCTATCCTGACCGATGCAATAGACGGCTATCTTGCCAAAACAAAAGAACAAAGAACAGAATTAGGTACGTTTCTCGATCCAGCCGCTGATAAGCTTCTTTTAATTTCTGCCTTTATCTGTTTGTCATTGAATCACCGGTTTTTAATCAAGCTTCCTCTTTGGGTTTCTATCATAGTTATCGGCCGGGATGTAGTTATAGTAATGGGCCTGGCTATAGTTTATATGGTTACCGGGAGTATCAAGGTAGAGCCGGATCTTCTGGGAAAAACTACCACCTTTTTTCAGATGATGACAGTGTCGGCGGTTCTTTTAAATTTTAATTTTTCTTTTTTAATCTGGAACATAACCGCGTTTCTTACTGTAGCTTCAGGGATAAATTACATTACCAGAGAGAATAAACGGCTGGCCCAGAGGGCTTAAAAGTGTTATTGTTGGTATTGGCGATTACAACTGCTTATCTAACAGGGTCTATCCCGTTTGGCTATTTAGCCGGAAGGTTGATTAAAGACATTGACATAAGGGAGCACGGCAGCGGAAATATCGGCGCTACTAATGTCTTTCGGATAATTGGCAAAGAATGGGGAGTCTTGGTATTATTTCTGGACGCAGCTAAGGGATTTTTGGTTGTTTGGGTGATAGCCGGCTTTTTTTATAATAGAGCTCCGGTAATAACCCTTGATTTTTACAGGATTATTATGGCAGCAGCAGTAGTCGGCGGGCATAACTGGACCATATTTCTTAGGTTCAAAGGAGGCAAGGGAGTTGCCGCATCATTAGGGGCATTATCGGGTATTTGCCCTCTGGCTTGTATGTTAAGTCTGCTGGTATGGTTTGTAGTTATGGTGATCTGGAAGTATGTTTCTTTGGCTTCTCTATCAGCGTTTACCAGCCTGCCTGTTTTTGTGGCTGTTTTTTATCAGCAAAGAGAGGGATTTTTAATACTGGTTTGTTTTAGCGTAATAATTGCC contains:
- a CDS encoding MlaD family protein; the encoded protein is MDYFKPEVKAGIMIVICFTILFVLVFYVGGLHILEKRYPIKVRFNFTGGLDNSAPVRFAGVKVGEVKDIRLLNKEDANIELTLMLKPVARIHRDSQAYINTMGFMGEKYVELTPGSKDSPVLVPGDTIVGTDPIQMDELLKKGKKIADEIEVAAVSLQKFLNDADDLIVANREDVRKIIVNLKEATGHAKEFARIIEEDPWKIMWKGKKSKKDKTDEKGTKNEPRKKKSFFRKRGR
- a CDS encoding tetratricopeptide repeat protein, with protein sequence MTTDFIKKMSAIFIIALLAFSWSNSYAGQDPKTSMYDALANGYSATVKRNKALAIEWFKKAASLARKARSWQGCIDSGYGLLALEQINEAELLFTKAFAFAERNRDWRGCVASGYAYSGLPIMLKKQQAVISAFEKAARFSKRDGDWRGLLEAGKGLFSIGRREPAVKYYNQAFQTAKKLESAEGLKNLAVTYRESGNPEKARECSRLAGASIAPPAGWQPAGETVAGPPQISPEIQKANRLSADKEIAQKIKWLIEQKKAEVKRKEKANVCLNYYYPYANYFSWRPTYGSWTVGWASYCLRNYYFSNGLWYWRTTCP
- a CDS encoding NAD-binding protein yields the protein MKKKVINILLVLGGVILSGIMGYMLIERWTFIDAAYMTIITLTSVGFGEIHPLSTIGRVFTIFLILGGVGALFYGISVIAAFIIEGGLRDLLKRRTMDKLISNLNDHYIICGAKETGRFAVDEFVNTGNKFVIVEPDVKEIKKIDNLDKLSYLEEDPTKDEVLLRAGIKKAKGLVSALSTDKDNLFVVLSARELNPDLRIVAQAVEQESEPKLLKAGANCVVLPNFIGGLRMASEMIRPTVVSFLDVMVRGRDITLRVEEAGILPGSPFVGQTLGEVEVPKRTGLIVVAIKDSQNGRYCYNPGAAARIKQGDILIVLGSVEQLENLKNLIRG
- a CDS encoding CDP-alcohol phosphatidyltransferase family protein; the protein is MERKVNWANRVTLVRIFLVPVFVILVAYYRPGLEILKVAATIVFLTAILTDAIDGYLAKTKEQRTELGTFLDPAADKLLLISAFICLSLNHRFLIKLPLWVSIIVIGRDVVIVMGLAIVYMVTGSIKVEPDLLGKTTTFFQMMTVSAVLLNFNFSFLIWNITAFLTVASGINYITRENKRLAQRA
- the plsY gene encoding glycerol-3-phosphate 1-O-acyltransferase PlsY; this encodes MLLLVLAITTAYLTGSIPFGYLAGRLIKDIDIREHGSGNIGATNVFRIIGKEWGVLVLFLDAAKGFLVVWVIAGFFYNRAPVITLDFYRIIMAAAVVGGHNWTIFLRFKGGKGVAASLGALSGICPLACMLSLLVWFVVMVIWKYVSLASLSAFTSLPVFVAVFYQQREGFLILVCFSVIIALFVGVRHGPNIKRLLQGKEKRITEK